The following proteins are co-located in the Hydractinia symbiolongicarpus strain clone_291-10 chromosome 7, HSymV2.1, whole genome shotgun sequence genome:
- the LOC130648946 gene encoding protoheme IX farnesyltransferase, mitochondrial-like encodes MTLLKTGGMRALNRCLTCSRIQPMVKYQKFHFSLKSMVASGLKDFDVLKNQNASHMSTTKTNIPDGWKEVGIHSIRTRIGLYAKLSKARLTGLVVLTAAAGYAIAPGVFEPNIFICTALGTMFCSSSANSFNQFIEVPYDCQMSRTRDRVLVRGLLRPSDAVIFGSVSGLIGVSLLAGTVNATTAVLGFANIILYAGVYTPSKRYHIANTWIGSVVGAIPPLMGWTAATGGLSLGALPLAAILYSWQFPHFNALSWNYRPDYSRAGYKMMSVTDPAMCRRVTLRHSLAQIPISIAAPLLGVTNWSFPVLALPFNAYLSLLSWEFYNNSNTNTARKLFRFTLIHLPIIMFLLFACKDRRTVVDESECFKDGEDQPRN; translated from the exons ATGACTTTATTAAAGACTGGAGGCATGAGAG ccttaaatcgTTGCCTCACCTGTTCAAGAATACAACCAATGGTGAAGTATCAAAAATTCCATTTCTCGTTGAAATCTATGGTGGCATCTGGACTAAAG GATTTCGATGTGTTGAAAAACCAAAATGCGAGTCATATGAGCACTACAAAGACAAATATTCCTGATGGATGGAAAGAAGTTGGCATTCATAGTATCAGAACAAGAATTGGTTTGTATGCAAAACTTTCAAAGGCGAGACTGACAG GTTTAGTCGTTTTAACAGCTGCTGCTGGTTATGCTATAGCGCCAGGAGTTTTCGAgccaaatatttttatctgtACAGCTTTGGGTACCATGTTTTGCTCGTCATCCGCTAATTCATTTAACCAG TTTATTGAAGTTCCTTATGACTGTCAAATGTCTCGCACAAGAGACAGAGTTTTGGTTCGTGGTTTGCTTAG ACCATCGGATGCAGTAATATTTGGATCTGTATCTGGCTTAATTGGCGTCTCTTTACTTGCGGGAACCGTAAATGCCACTACAGCTGTTCTAG GATTTGCAAACATTATATTATATGCGGGAGTGTACACACCATCAAAGAGATACCACATTGCTAATACTTGGATTGGTTCTGTTGTTGGTGCTATTCCACCACTCATGGGTTGGACAGCAGCCACTGGTGGGCTTAGTCTTGGTGCACTGCCTCTTGCTGCTATTCTTTACTCTTGGCAGTTTCCACATTTCAATGCGTTGAGTTGGAATTACAGACCAGATTATTCAAGAG CTGGATATAAAATGATGTCAGTGACGGATCCAGCTATGTGTCGACGTGTAACATTGCGTCATTCTTTAGCGCAAATACCGATTTCGATTGCTGCACCACTGCTCGGTGTTACGAACTGGTCATTTCCTGTCTTAGCGTTACCTTTCAACGCTTATTTGTCGTTGTTGTCATGGGAATTTTATAACAATTCAAATACGAATACTGCTCGTAAACTGTTTCGTTTCACGTTGATACATTTGCCAATCATTATGTTTCTTTTGTTTGCATGCAAGGATAGAAGAACAGTCGTCGATGAAAGTGAATGTTTCAAAGATGGTGAAGATCAACCCCGCAATTGa